In Aegilops tauschii subsp. strangulata cultivar AL8/78 chromosome 3, Aet v6.0, whole genome shotgun sequence, one genomic interval encodes:
- the LOC109759631 gene encoding uncharacterized protein, protein MERTGGKGDDDSRLMRDLCTLLVTIIAPVAAASSTNSPRRPVARRPRGGMSPAGAASMLLGASMALMLCGSVTFAIGFLLMPWVAGVALLFGFAGVISTLSSGLLPSSSSKEQRLRTPTQGRVRASAPMSSVPDKLVAWR, encoded by the coding sequence ATGGAGCGTACCGGCGGCAAGGGCGACGACGACTCGCGGCTGATGCGCGACCTCTGCACGCTGCTCGTCACCATCATCGCCCCCGTCGCGGCGGCGTCCTCGACGAACTCGCCCCGGAGGCCCGTGGCGCGGCGCCCGCGGGGCGGCATGTCGCCGGCGGGCGCGGCGTCGATGCTTCTGGGCGCGTCGATGGCGCTGATGCTTTGCGGGTCCGTGACGTTCGCCATCGGCTTCCTCCTCATGCCGTGGGTCGCCGGCGTCGCGCTGCTCTTCGGCTTCGCCGGCGTCATCTCCACCCTCtcctccggcctcctcccctcgTCCTCCTCCAAGGAGCAACGGCTGCGGACGCCGACGCAAGGGCGTGTCCGTGCCTCTGCCCCGATGAGCTCTGTCCCGGATAAGCTCGTGGCGTGGCGTTGA